A stretch of Labrus mixtus chromosome 7, fLabMix1.1, whole genome shotgun sequence DNA encodes these proteins:
- the LOC132977492 gene encoding tensin-2-like isoform X2, with protein MGCIHSTSSSRKKTHGPSMDPGGVPIKADPDVHPEIIQLAELAKGGAGSHAFTEKSFKRKRVCDVCNQNIDNPGALCKECKVAVHKTCEAKATLTCTSTPDLHGSTKSTPQKKRGSLPRSKSVEKVMEHVMERHYDFDLTYITERIISVFFLPDLEEQRYRTNLQEVASMLKSKHQDKFLLLNLSEKRHDITRLNPKVQDFGWPDVHAPPLEQICAICKAMETWLTSDPLNVVVLHCKGHKGKTGVIVAAYMHYSKISAGAEQALTTLAMRKFCEDKVSSSLQPSQNRYIYYFGGLLSGTIKMNSSPLFLHQILIPSMPNFQTGGGFYPFLKIYQSLQLVYTSGVYDPQSSRARKLCVTMEPALLLKGDIMVKCYHRRSRSAEREVVFRVQYHTCTVHGAQLWFGKTELDMACTDDRFPPDATVEFIFSNGPEKMKGREYRKNDASIKVDYNTSDPVVRWDSYENFNLHHQDSMENICHTRGPLDGSLYAQVRKRRGPGSTASAASTNGCLTSSPTVKPHPPSPPQALIYIPDSKRSSVPCGHLKDATNHPERDPTSPSGKGEWEDGAKEITRGKERDRETAILDDGDPSSPGGVRRERFCCGRAGTKCGEVGWEREREPCISNSRCLGRCNSTKNNPKSQTLPALPSKSMSPPPHATHMELCHRHSSHPLPELPWERPPPPPPPPPPCFHRPCYPYSTPEHAHQHSHTLPAANRLCTGEECHLFHYPGHTPASHLSHQSLPSSPYREIFFGSPAPSSGCSCRDCSSRREHQSASVRTIGPLNPDQLENPHWSKGAGRAREPPPLWERENPWEVAREAEIWQCKSAMPAFHVYQPPLGQGQNPEYPRYAMALHQGYPSPQSLMDVRDGASSGYHTPPQPRHSCPCSSNQSSPAESHESRGYASGYHSGSASPLPASSPSPGRGRLPENPCGSKDQQQTEHNKVEQAKADMKDNISEGSEGKSDSNGQSSNAGVDSDNDYTIIGSSSPTHTEDSIPADSPPQSQETSTQLEPNSNDSQSVSPSPRETQSQSSNISISSTQTSSEQRFGPDAVLREANIQGSSGGTKQLQSSSYATVFITPVQVQLNGSNLPTDAPSDSSRGVAMNLSANSSPSTTCPNSPIASPDLQSSPRGSTSASEAAGQRLTPDRDGLSDNKPPSPVPDGYNTPTFPLASYYYPLLNVPHVPYTGYTAITIPAMQPPLPEKKRLSNTAGSQNGHSSLLRVSSAPSPTHHVSFSPAVGEQRRGSAQYSCRDDSDNRVNAKFVQDSSKHWYKPDISRDQAIAVLKDKEPGTFLIRDSNSFQGAYGLALKVATPPPNANIIGIKGDPLEQLVRHFLIETGQRGVKIKGCQNESYFGSLSALVYQHSITPISLPCALRIPEKDLVGELQEVQSVTNTSTAADLLKQGAACNVLYLNSVETESLTGPEAISKATKCTLSLSPRPVPTVVHFKVSAQGITLTDSKRRVFFRRHYPISSVTFSSLDPQDKRMFGFVARRTGSATENVCHLFAEMDPEQPAVAIVNFINKVMLGPQLHR; from the exons ctggcCAAAGGGGGAGCTGGGAGCCACGCCTTCACAGAGAAGAGCTTCAAGAGGAAACgagtgtgtgatgtgtgcaaCCAGAACATCGATAACCCGGGGGCGCTCTGCAAAG AATGCAAGGTTGCAGTCCACAAGACATGTGAAGCCAAG GCAACTCTCACCTGTACCTCAACCCCAGACCTG CACGGCTCCACCAAATccacaccacagaagaagagaggctcCCTTCCAAG GAGTAAAAGTGTGGAAAAGGTGATGGAGCATGTGATGGAGCGTCACTATGACTTTGACCTCACCTACATCACAGAGAGGATCatctccgtctttttcctgccGGACCTGGAGGAGCAGCGGTATCGAACAAACCTTCAGGAAGTGGCCTCAATGTTGAAGTCCAAACACCAAGACAAGTTCTTA CTACTGAATCTATCAGAGAAGAGACACGACATCACCAGACTCAACCCAAAG GTGCAGGACTTTGGCTGGCCAGATGTTCACGCTCCACCCCTGGAGCAGATCTGTGCTATTTGTAAAGCCATGGAGACCtggctgacctctgaccctctcAATGTGGTGGTTCTCCACTGTAAG GGTCACAAAGGGAAGACGGGGGTCATCGTGGCTGCCTACATGCACTACAGCAAGATATCAGCTGG AGCGGAGCAGGCTCTCACCACTTTAGCGATGAGAAAGTTCTGTGAAGACAAAGTGTCCTCTTCCCTACAGCCCTCTCAGAACAG gtACATTTACTACTTTGGAGGTTTACTGTCGGGTACCATTAAAATGAACAGCAGCCCCCTGTTCCTCCATCAGATCCTCATCCCATCAATGCCCAACTTCCAGACAGGAGGAG GATTTTACCCCTTCCTAAAAATATACCAGTCTTTACAGCTGGTGTACACCTCAGGCGTCTA tgatCCCCAAAGCTCGAGGGCCCGGAAACTGTGTGTGACTATGGAGCCAGCACTTTTATTAAAGGGGGACATTATG gtgaagTGTTATCATCGGCGGAGTCGCTCAGCAGAAAGGGAGGTTGTGTTTAGAGTCCAATATCACACCTGCACTGTTCATGGAGCTCAGCTGTGGTTTGGCAAGACTGAACTGGACATGGCATGCACAG ATGACAGGTTCCCTCCTGATGCTACAGTTGAGTTTATCTTCTCCAATGGGCCAGAAAAAATGAAAG GTCGAGAATACCGCAAAAACGATGCGTCTATTAAAGTGGACTACAACACATCGGACCCTGTGGTCAGGTGGGATTCTTATGAGAACTTCAACCTTCATCATCAAGACAGCATGGAAA ATATCTGTCATACAAGAGGCCCTCTGGACGGCAGCCTGTACGCCCAGGTGAGGAAGCGTCGAGGGCCGGGTTCGACTGCCTCCGCGGCATCAACAAATGGATGCCTCACAAGCAGCCCAACAGTCAAGCCCCACCCTCCGAGCCCGCCGCAGGCTCTCATCTACATCCCCGACTCCAAACGCTCCTCGGTCCCCTGTGGTCACTTGAAAGACGCCACAAACCACCCAGAAAGAGACCCTACATCTCCATCTGGGAAAGGAGAATGGGAAGATGGAGCAAAGGAAATaacaagagggaaagagagggatagagagaccGCTATTTTAGACGATGGAGACCCGTCAAGTCCTGGGGGCGTGAGGAGAGAGCGCTTCTGCTGCGGTCGAGCGGGTACAAAGTGTGGCGAAGTTGGATGGGAGAGAGAACGAGAACCCTGCATCTCTAACAGTCGTTGCCTCGGCCGGTGCAACAGCACTAAAAACAACCCAAAAAGCCAAACACTGCCGGCCTTACCGTCCAAATCCATGTCCCCGCCTCCTCATGCAACTCATATGGAACTCTGCCATCGACATAGTTCTCATCCTTTACCAGAGTTACCATGGGAGCgtccacccccacccccacccccacccccgccTTGTTTCCACAGGCCTTGCTACCCGTACTCCACCCCCGAACACGCCCACCAGCACAGCCACACCCTCCCAGCCGCAAACAGACTCTGTACTGGGGAAGAGTGCCATCTCTTCCATTACCCCGGCCACACTCCGGCCTCTCACCTCTCCCATCAATCACTGCCCTCCAGCCCCTACAGGGAAATCTTCTTTGGCTCTCCGGCGCCATCCTCTGGTTGTTCCTGTCGTGACTGCTCCAGCAGGAGAGAGCACCAGTCCGCCTCAGTGAGGACAATCGGTCCGCTGAACCCGGACCAGTTGGAAAACCCTCACTGGTCCAAAGGAGCGGGGCGAGCCAGAGAGCCGCCTCCGCTGTGGGAAAGAGAGAACCCTTGGGAGGTGGCAAGGGAGGCAGAAATCTGGCAGTGTAAATCAGCCATGCCGGCATTTCACGTCTACCAGCCCCCTTTGGGTCAAGGTCAGAACCCAGAGTACCCTAGATATGCCATGGCACTCCACCAGGGCTACCCAAGCCCCCAGTCTTTAATGGATGTGCGGGATGGAGCCAGTAGTGGGTACCACACCCCTCCACAGCCTCGCCATTCTTGCCCCTGCTCTTCTAATCAGTCCTCTCCGGCAGAGAGCCACGAGAGCCGGGGCTACGCCTCAGGGTATCACTCTGGATCAGCCTCACCCCTGCCTGCTAGCAGCCCCTCACCAGGGAGAGGAAGACTGCCTGAGAACCCCTGTGGATCTAAagaccagcagcagactgagcatAATAAAG TGGAACAAGCCAAGGCTGACATGAAAGACAACATATCCGAGGGTTCAGAAGGTAAATCAGACTCCAATGGCCAGTCGAGCAACGCTGGAGTGGACTCTGATAATGACTACACGATCATTGGTAGCAGcagtccaacacacacagaagacag tATACCTGCTGATAGCCCTCCTCAAAGCCAAGAAACCTCCACACAACTGGAGCCCAACTCAAACGACAGCCAATCTGTGTCGCCATCACCAAGAGAAACGCAAAGCCAAAGTTCCAACATATCCATAAGCTCCACACAAACATCAAGTGAGCAAAGGTTTGGCCCTGATGCTGTGCTAAGAGAAGCCAACATCCAAGGAAGTTCAGGAGGAACCAAGCAATTGCAGTCTTCAAGCTATGCCACTGTTTTCATCACCCCGGTCCAAGTGCAACTCAACGGCTCTAACCTTCCCACTGATGCTCCATCCGATAGCAGCAGAGGTGTCGCCATGAACCTTTCTGCCAACTCGAGCCCTTCCACCACCTGTCCAAATTCTCCTATTGCCTCCCCTGACCTCCAGTCGTCACCTCGGGGCtccacatcagcttcagaggcAGCAGGACAAAGACTGACTCCGGACAGAGATGGCTTATCAGACAACAAACCACCATCACCCGTGCCTGATGGATATAACACACCGACTTTCCCCTTAGCATCCTATTACTACCCATTACTCAACGTCCCGCATGTACCCTACACTGGGTACACCGCCATCACCATCCCCGCCATGCAGCCCCCGCTCCCTGAGAAGAAACGGCTTTCAAACACAGCAGGATCCCAGAATGGACACAGCTCTTTACTCAGGGTCTCCTCTGCTCCTTCCCCTACACACCATGTTAGTTTCTCCCCCGCAGTGGGGGAGCAGAGACGGGGGTCCGCACAATACAGCTGTAGGGATGACTCGGACAACAGGGTCAATGCTAAGTTTGTCCAGGACAGCTCGAAGCACTGGTACAAGCCGGACATTTCCAGAGACCAAG CAATAGCTGTTTTGAAGGATAAAGAACCAGGAACTTTTCTCATCAGAGACAGCAACTCCTTCCAGGGGGCCTATGGCCTTGCCCTCAAAGTAGCCACCCCACCTCCTAATGCCAACATCATTGGCATCAAAG GGGATCCTCTTGAACAGCTGGTGAGACACTTCCTCATCGAGACAGGGCAGCGGGGAGTGAAGATCAAGGGCTGTCAGAACGAGTCCTACTTTG GAAGTTTATCTGCCCTAGTGTACCAGCATTCAATTACTCCCATCTCTCTGCCATGTGCCCTTCGCATCCcagaaaaag ACCTAGTGGGCGAGCTTCAGGAGGTGCAGAGTGTGACAAACACCAGCACAGCAGCTGACCTCCTCAAACAAGGAGCAG CGTGCAACGTGCTGTACCTGAACTCTGTGGAGACCGAGTCACTGACGGGCCCTGAGGCCATTTCTAAGGCAACCAAGTGTACTTTGTCTCTGAGTCCACGTCCAGTGCCGACAGTAGTCCACTTCAAGGTGTCGGCTCAGGGAATCACTCTGACAGACAGCAAGAGAAG ggTATTTTTCAGGAGACACTATCCAATCAGCAGTGTGACTTTCAGCAGCCTTGATCCGCAAGACAAGAG GATGTTTGGTTTTGTGGCAAGGCGGACAGGCAGTGCTACAGAGAACGTTTGCCACCTGTTTGCAGAGATGGACCCCGAGCAGCCAGCTGTAGCCATTGTCAACTTTATCAACAAAGTCATGCTGGGACCACAGCTACACAGATGA
- the LOC132977492 gene encoding tensin-2-like isoform X1 has protein sequence MGCIHSTSSSRKKTHGPSMDPGGVPIKADPDVHPEIIQLAELAKGGAGSHAFTEKSFKRKRVCDVCNQNIDNPGALCKECKVAVHKTCEAKATLTCTSTPDLHGSTKSTPQKKRGSLPRSKSVEKVMEHVMERHYDFDLTYITERIISVFFLPDLEEQRYRTNLQEVASMLKSKHQDKFLLLNLSEKRHDITRLNPKVQDFGWPDVHAPPLEQICAICKAMETWLTSDPLNVVVLHCKGHKGKTGVIVAAYMHYSKISAGAEQALTTLAMRKFCEDKVSSSLQPSQNRYIYYFGGLLSGTIKMNSSPLFLHQILIPSMPNFQTGGGFYPFLKIYQSLQLVYTSGVYDPQSSRARKLCVTMEPALLLKGDIMVKCYHRRSRSAEREVVFRVQYHTCTVHGAQLWFGKTELDMACTDDRFPPDATVEFIFSNGPEKMKGREYRKNDASIKVDYNTSDPVVRWDSYENFNLHHQDSMENICHTRGPLDGSLYAQVRKRRGPGSTASAASTNGCLTSSPTVKPHPPSPPQALIYIPDSKRSSVPCGHLKDATNHPERDPTSPSGKGEWEDGAKEITRGKERDRETAILDDGDPSSPGGVRRERFCCGRAGTKCGEVGWEREREPCISNSRCLGRCNSTKNNPKSQTLPALPSKSMSPPPHATHMELCHRHSSHPLPELPWERPPPPPPPPPPCFHRPCYPYSTPEHAHQHSHTLPAANRLCTGEECHLFHYPGHTPASHLSHQSLPSSPYREIFFGSPAPSSGCSCRDCSSRREHQSASVRTIGPLNPDQLENPHWSKGAGRAREPPPLWERENPWEVAREAEIWQCKSAMPAFHVYQPPLGQGQNPEYPRYAMALHQGYPSPQSLMDVRDGASSGYHTPPQPRHSCPCSSNQSSPAESHESRGYASGYHSGSASPLPASSPSPGRGRLPENPCGSKDQQQTEHNKVEQAKADMKDNISEGSEGKSDSNGQSSNAGVDSDNDYTIIGSSSPTHTEDSIPADSPPQSQETSTQLEPNSNDSQSVSPSPRETQSQSSNISISSTQTSSEQRFGPDAVLREANIQGSSGGTKQLQSSSYATVFITPVQVQLNGSNLPTDAPSDSSRGVAMNLSANSSPSTTCPNSPIASPDLQSSPRGSTSASEAAGQRLTPDRDGLSDNKPPSPVPDGYNTPTFPLASYYYPLLNVPHVPYTGYTAITIPAMQPPLPEKKRLSNTAGSQNGHSSLLRVSSAPSPTHHVSFSPAVGEQRRGSAQYSCRDDSDNRVNAKFVQDSSKHWYKPDISRDQAIAVLKDKEPGTFLIRDSNSFQGAYGLALKVATPPPNANIIGIKGDPLEQLVRHFLIETGQRGVKIKGCQNESYFGSLSALVYQHSITPISLPCALRIPEKDLVGELQEVQSVTNTSTAADLLKQGAACNVLYLNSVETESLTGPEAISKATKCTLSLSPRPVPTVVHFKVSAQGITLTDSKRRVFFRRHYPISSVTFSSLDPQDKRWTNSDSTSSKMFGFVARRTGSATENVCHLFAEMDPEQPAVAIVNFINKVMLGPQLHR, from the exons ctggcCAAAGGGGGAGCTGGGAGCCACGCCTTCACAGAGAAGAGCTTCAAGAGGAAACgagtgtgtgatgtgtgcaaCCAGAACATCGATAACCCGGGGGCGCTCTGCAAAG AATGCAAGGTTGCAGTCCACAAGACATGTGAAGCCAAG GCAACTCTCACCTGTACCTCAACCCCAGACCTG CACGGCTCCACCAAATccacaccacagaagaagagaggctcCCTTCCAAG GAGTAAAAGTGTGGAAAAGGTGATGGAGCATGTGATGGAGCGTCACTATGACTTTGACCTCACCTACATCACAGAGAGGATCatctccgtctttttcctgccGGACCTGGAGGAGCAGCGGTATCGAACAAACCTTCAGGAAGTGGCCTCAATGTTGAAGTCCAAACACCAAGACAAGTTCTTA CTACTGAATCTATCAGAGAAGAGACACGACATCACCAGACTCAACCCAAAG GTGCAGGACTTTGGCTGGCCAGATGTTCACGCTCCACCCCTGGAGCAGATCTGTGCTATTTGTAAAGCCATGGAGACCtggctgacctctgaccctctcAATGTGGTGGTTCTCCACTGTAAG GGTCACAAAGGGAAGACGGGGGTCATCGTGGCTGCCTACATGCACTACAGCAAGATATCAGCTGG AGCGGAGCAGGCTCTCACCACTTTAGCGATGAGAAAGTTCTGTGAAGACAAAGTGTCCTCTTCCCTACAGCCCTCTCAGAACAG gtACATTTACTACTTTGGAGGTTTACTGTCGGGTACCATTAAAATGAACAGCAGCCCCCTGTTCCTCCATCAGATCCTCATCCCATCAATGCCCAACTTCCAGACAGGAGGAG GATTTTACCCCTTCCTAAAAATATACCAGTCTTTACAGCTGGTGTACACCTCAGGCGTCTA tgatCCCCAAAGCTCGAGGGCCCGGAAACTGTGTGTGACTATGGAGCCAGCACTTTTATTAAAGGGGGACATTATG gtgaagTGTTATCATCGGCGGAGTCGCTCAGCAGAAAGGGAGGTTGTGTTTAGAGTCCAATATCACACCTGCACTGTTCATGGAGCTCAGCTGTGGTTTGGCAAGACTGAACTGGACATGGCATGCACAG ATGACAGGTTCCCTCCTGATGCTACAGTTGAGTTTATCTTCTCCAATGGGCCAGAAAAAATGAAAG GTCGAGAATACCGCAAAAACGATGCGTCTATTAAAGTGGACTACAACACATCGGACCCTGTGGTCAGGTGGGATTCTTATGAGAACTTCAACCTTCATCATCAAGACAGCATGGAAA ATATCTGTCATACAAGAGGCCCTCTGGACGGCAGCCTGTACGCCCAGGTGAGGAAGCGTCGAGGGCCGGGTTCGACTGCCTCCGCGGCATCAACAAATGGATGCCTCACAAGCAGCCCAACAGTCAAGCCCCACCCTCCGAGCCCGCCGCAGGCTCTCATCTACATCCCCGACTCCAAACGCTCCTCGGTCCCCTGTGGTCACTTGAAAGACGCCACAAACCACCCAGAAAGAGACCCTACATCTCCATCTGGGAAAGGAGAATGGGAAGATGGAGCAAAGGAAATaacaagagggaaagagagggatagagagaccGCTATTTTAGACGATGGAGACCCGTCAAGTCCTGGGGGCGTGAGGAGAGAGCGCTTCTGCTGCGGTCGAGCGGGTACAAAGTGTGGCGAAGTTGGATGGGAGAGAGAACGAGAACCCTGCATCTCTAACAGTCGTTGCCTCGGCCGGTGCAACAGCACTAAAAACAACCCAAAAAGCCAAACACTGCCGGCCTTACCGTCCAAATCCATGTCCCCGCCTCCTCATGCAACTCATATGGAACTCTGCCATCGACATAGTTCTCATCCTTTACCAGAGTTACCATGGGAGCgtccacccccacccccacccccacccccgccTTGTTTCCACAGGCCTTGCTACCCGTACTCCACCCCCGAACACGCCCACCAGCACAGCCACACCCTCCCAGCCGCAAACAGACTCTGTACTGGGGAAGAGTGCCATCTCTTCCATTACCCCGGCCACACTCCGGCCTCTCACCTCTCCCATCAATCACTGCCCTCCAGCCCCTACAGGGAAATCTTCTTTGGCTCTCCGGCGCCATCCTCTGGTTGTTCCTGTCGTGACTGCTCCAGCAGGAGAGAGCACCAGTCCGCCTCAGTGAGGACAATCGGTCCGCTGAACCCGGACCAGTTGGAAAACCCTCACTGGTCCAAAGGAGCGGGGCGAGCCAGAGAGCCGCCTCCGCTGTGGGAAAGAGAGAACCCTTGGGAGGTGGCAAGGGAGGCAGAAATCTGGCAGTGTAAATCAGCCATGCCGGCATTTCACGTCTACCAGCCCCCTTTGGGTCAAGGTCAGAACCCAGAGTACCCTAGATATGCCATGGCACTCCACCAGGGCTACCCAAGCCCCCAGTCTTTAATGGATGTGCGGGATGGAGCCAGTAGTGGGTACCACACCCCTCCACAGCCTCGCCATTCTTGCCCCTGCTCTTCTAATCAGTCCTCTCCGGCAGAGAGCCACGAGAGCCGGGGCTACGCCTCAGGGTATCACTCTGGATCAGCCTCACCCCTGCCTGCTAGCAGCCCCTCACCAGGGAGAGGAAGACTGCCTGAGAACCCCTGTGGATCTAAagaccagcagcagactgagcatAATAAAG TGGAACAAGCCAAGGCTGACATGAAAGACAACATATCCGAGGGTTCAGAAGGTAAATCAGACTCCAATGGCCAGTCGAGCAACGCTGGAGTGGACTCTGATAATGACTACACGATCATTGGTAGCAGcagtccaacacacacagaagacag tATACCTGCTGATAGCCCTCCTCAAAGCCAAGAAACCTCCACACAACTGGAGCCCAACTCAAACGACAGCCAATCTGTGTCGCCATCACCAAGAGAAACGCAAAGCCAAAGTTCCAACATATCCATAAGCTCCACACAAACATCAAGTGAGCAAAGGTTTGGCCCTGATGCTGTGCTAAGAGAAGCCAACATCCAAGGAAGTTCAGGAGGAACCAAGCAATTGCAGTCTTCAAGCTATGCCACTGTTTTCATCACCCCGGTCCAAGTGCAACTCAACGGCTCTAACCTTCCCACTGATGCTCCATCCGATAGCAGCAGAGGTGTCGCCATGAACCTTTCTGCCAACTCGAGCCCTTCCACCACCTGTCCAAATTCTCCTATTGCCTCCCCTGACCTCCAGTCGTCACCTCGGGGCtccacatcagcttcagaggcAGCAGGACAAAGACTGACTCCGGACAGAGATGGCTTATCAGACAACAAACCACCATCACCCGTGCCTGATGGATATAACACACCGACTTTCCCCTTAGCATCCTATTACTACCCATTACTCAACGTCCCGCATGTACCCTACACTGGGTACACCGCCATCACCATCCCCGCCATGCAGCCCCCGCTCCCTGAGAAGAAACGGCTTTCAAACACAGCAGGATCCCAGAATGGACACAGCTCTTTACTCAGGGTCTCCTCTGCTCCTTCCCCTACACACCATGTTAGTTTCTCCCCCGCAGTGGGGGAGCAGAGACGGGGGTCCGCACAATACAGCTGTAGGGATGACTCGGACAACAGGGTCAATGCTAAGTTTGTCCAGGACAGCTCGAAGCACTGGTACAAGCCGGACATTTCCAGAGACCAAG CAATAGCTGTTTTGAAGGATAAAGAACCAGGAACTTTTCTCATCAGAGACAGCAACTCCTTCCAGGGGGCCTATGGCCTTGCCCTCAAAGTAGCCACCCCACCTCCTAATGCCAACATCATTGGCATCAAAG GGGATCCTCTTGAACAGCTGGTGAGACACTTCCTCATCGAGACAGGGCAGCGGGGAGTGAAGATCAAGGGCTGTCAGAACGAGTCCTACTTTG GAAGTTTATCTGCCCTAGTGTACCAGCATTCAATTACTCCCATCTCTCTGCCATGTGCCCTTCGCATCCcagaaaaag ACCTAGTGGGCGAGCTTCAGGAGGTGCAGAGTGTGACAAACACCAGCACAGCAGCTGACCTCCTCAAACAAGGAGCAG CGTGCAACGTGCTGTACCTGAACTCTGTGGAGACCGAGTCACTGACGGGCCCTGAGGCCATTTCTAAGGCAACCAAGTGTACTTTGTCTCTGAGTCCACGTCCAGTGCCGACAGTAGTCCACTTCAAGGTGTCGGCTCAGGGAATCACTCTGACAGACAGCAAGAGAAG ggTATTTTTCAGGAGACACTATCCAATCAGCAGTGTGACTTTCAGCAGCCTTGATCCGCAAGACAAGAG GTGGACTAATTCTGATAGCACTTCAAGCAA GATGTTTGGTTTTGTGGCAAGGCGGACAGGCAGTGCTACAGAGAACGTTTGCCACCTGTTTGCAGAGATGGACCCCGAGCAGCCAGCTGTAGCCATTGTCAACTTTATCAACAAAGTCATGCTGGGACCACAGCTACACAGATGA